In Spirosoma aureum, a single genomic region encodes these proteins:
- a CDS encoding PP2C family protein-serine/threonine phosphatase, producing the protein MAIKILSVDDEADMEMLITQRFRRQIRDKNFEFIFASNGSEALEKLEENKDVRLVLSDINMPEMDGLTFLSKLNDQNNPYLKAVMVSAFNDMDNIRTAMNRGAFDFVTKPINFDDLEITINKTIRHVEMLVNSQKEHDQLVAIQNDINIAQEIQQAMLPKTFPPFPHRTDFDLHAFLKAAKLVGGDLFDYFLMDENRLFFLIGDVSDKGIPASLFMAITKAIFKSHFSNKNCEAIADEVYQINSFLSADNQSMMFVTAFVAILDLTTGVVEYVDAGHEPPLIIRRNNEVEVLKKKGGLALCIDGEFPYVSSTFVLEPGDTLFTYTDGVPDANNHTGERFGIERVKKILIEETVSAAPRHINETVLKEIQAFIGDNAQFDDITALTLHYAG; encoded by the coding sequence ATGGCAATTAAAATTCTTAGTGTAGATGATGAAGCGGATATGGAGATGCTGATAACTCAGCGATTCAGAAGGCAGATCCGTGACAAAAATTTTGAGTTTATTTTCGCATCCAATGGTTCAGAAGCGCTCGAAAAGCTTGAGGAAAACAAAGATGTTCGTCTGGTTCTCTCAGACATCAATATGCCTGAAATGGATGGCCTGACTTTTCTGTCAAAACTGAACGATCAGAACAATCCGTACCTCAAAGCAGTGATGGTTTCAGCGTTCAATGATATGGACAACATTCGAACGGCGATGAATCGGGGAGCGTTCGATTTCGTGACGAAGCCAATCAATTTCGATGATCTGGAAATCACGATCAATAAAACGATCCGGCACGTTGAAATGCTGGTAAACTCGCAGAAAGAGCACGATCAGTTAGTGGCCATTCAGAATGACATCAACATTGCGCAGGAAATTCAACAGGCCATGCTTCCTAAAACATTCCCGCCCTTTCCTCACCGCACCGATTTTGACCTTCATGCCTTTCTAAAGGCTGCCAAACTTGTGGGGGGCGATTTGTTTGATTATTTCCTGATGGACGAAAATCGGTTGTTTTTCCTGATTGGCGATGTTTCGGATAAAGGTATACCCGCATCGCTGTTCATGGCCATTACCAAAGCGATCTTCAAGAGCCATTTTTCCAATAAAAACTGTGAAGCAATTGCCGACGAAGTATACCAGATCAATTCATTTCTCAGTGCCGATAACCAGTCGATGATGTTCGTTACAGCATTCGTTGCTATTCTCGATCTTACAACCGGCGTAGTGGAATATGTAGATGCTGGTCATGAACCGCCCCTCATTATTCGGCGAAACAATGAGGTTGAAGTACTCAAAAAGAAGGGAGGTCTGGCGTTGTGCATTGATGGCGAATTCCCGTACGTATCAAGCACGTTTGTACTGGAGCCAGGCGATACACTCTTTACCTATACAGATGGTGTACCTGATGCCAACAACCATACGGGTGAACGTTTCGGCATAGAACGGGTAAAGAAAATATTGATTGAAGAAACCGTTTCGGCTGCTCCCAGGCACATTAATGAAACTGTGCTCAAAGAGATTCAGGCATTTATCGGCGACAATGCTCAATTCGACGACATTACGGCACTAACACTGCATTATGCAGGCTGA
- the fmt gene encoding methionyl-tRNA formyltransferase, producing the protein MNKPLRIVFMGTPDFAVASLQRLLGGGCNVVAVVTAPDRPSGRGLQLTPSPVKKAAEEANLPVLQPEKLRDPAFLEQLASYEADLQVVVAFRMLPEIVWAMPTIGTFNLHGSLLPQYRGAAPINWAIINGETQTGVTTFFIEKEIDTGQMIFQDYEPIYPDDNAGTVHDRLMERGAALVLKTVRAIEEGEYPRTPQPTADALKPAPKLSRETTEIDWNQSVHTIRNFVRGLSPYPSAWTMINGKFFKVYAVTVANDSPFAAEVGEAYTDNKKTILVRADDGWLSLDSIQAEGKRRMTAEEFLRGNRL; encoded by the coding sequence ATGAATAAACCACTTCGCATTGTATTTATGGGTACGCCCGATTTTGCCGTTGCCAGCCTGCAACGACTACTGGGCGGTGGCTGCAATGTCGTTGCCGTTGTAACAGCTCCTGACCGTCCATCGGGGCGCGGTTTGCAGCTTACTCCCTCTCCTGTAAAGAAAGCGGCTGAAGAGGCCAACTTACCAGTACTGCAACCTGAAAAACTGCGTGATCCAGCGTTTCTGGAACAACTGGCGAGTTATGAAGCTGACTTACAGGTGGTCGTAGCGTTTCGGATGTTGCCCGAGATTGTCTGGGCGATGCCCACTATTGGAACGTTTAACCTGCATGGATCATTGTTGCCCCAGTATCGGGGAGCCGCTCCCATCAACTGGGCCATCATCAACGGCGAAACGCAGACGGGAGTCACTACGTTTTTTATTGAAAAAGAAATTGACACGGGCCAGATGATTTTTCAGGATTACGAACCCATTTATCCCGACGACAACGCCGGAACCGTGCATGATCGGCTCATGGAGCGTGGCGCTGCGCTGGTCCTGAAAACCGTTCGGGCTATCGAAGAGGGCGAGTATCCACGAACACCTCAACCTACGGCTGATGCGTTGAAACCGGCCCCGAAACTAAGCCGTGAAACCACCGAGATCGATTGGAATCAATCAGTACATACTATCCGGAATTTCGTTCGCGGTTTGTCGCCTTACCCATCGGCCTGGACGATGATTAACGGAAAATTCTTTAAAGTCTATGCGGTTACAGTGGCCAATGACTCACCTTTTGCGGCTGAAGTAGGGGAGGCCTATACCGATAACAAAAAGACAATTCTGGTTCGGGCGGACGATGGCTGGTTAAGCCTTGATTCGATCCAGGCCGAGGGAAAACGGCGAATGACCGCTGAGGAGTTTTTACGGGGGAATCGCCTTTGA
- a CDS encoding ATP-binding protein encodes MSNLVLAQSHEAASENGALFIKLFSADEYKNHDENFAIAQDKRGVMYFGNFGGILEYDGVNWRTIITTTQTKVSSLFYSRSGTMYVGARDEFGYLYPDKSGKLLFKSLANTINSSIGEISRIIEYKNQIYFISNKKIFILKNNKIKSISLSEQTRSVYSLDDKLALVQKNNAIVFLDKLSLKLSEQINTGLKDIVDIIPISSTTNLLFTEDSGIYKQSENSVSLFNCAATTLLTNSAVTSVYSYNKNTIAVWSAKKGLLLMNNDGSITKLSNSKEKIENSRVNSIFKDKDSNLWLALDNGLAQLSINSPISQFLASTNNFGSINGIIRYKGKLCLATNKGLFYLENSRFIPVNGINIGCWGLLQVNGNLLVASSNGVYLLSSLVSAPQRVNKEYSFCLVQGKINSNKVYVGNRDGLALITFTNNTTTYQQLEKYDANITNIFCDDTGDIWMESITRGIYRYSPTSGETNNYHYTSPNGELTRVGNHILQSDQGIILYNAKGVFQYNQPVNAFLPSPFLTEKNTKTNFSNKNWYGLISKDRYNNYWVTRGDDKNISYYKRTGTLFKKDTNRFLPLADVSIRTIHTDTNRIVWFGGSEELIRFDLAFKEKNAGPYQAFIRKITSGDSVLFNGYSVTGSLVDKSLDPDGDVVFNSQINDLKFDFSAASYAPNDKLQFQYYLDGFDSDWSDWTNQTTKEYTNLSPGSYTFYVKAKNIYGLESTDSSFSFTVKTPLYERWWAIIFYVLLGGFLLVTLIRWRLEKANRERQQLENLIKERTEEIVDQKLELEHQSEELAAKNDQLEKIDLIVQSINAEVDFSNLFQTILAKFSVIRNMDNGSFLIYDKVSDTFKFKALRGIQDLSAFESIELTLSQAKERYLAQSEEVYEDIFYKNNFQFTPLNNPIDNLNTPKSLLTITIKNEGTIEAFILLENISRSYAFDQRDISMLRNLKEHLIAAYIKTRLLENLENTLNDLKNTQGELIRQEKLASVGQLTKGIVDRILNPLNYVNNFSQSSDDLIDEIIEIIEKQKDTLPADTCEDLVVELKMLKNNQEKIQEHSNSTTRILKDMQKLLREKSKDFLETDLNSFIESKARTALQESKVNYKDFSVNLTLNLERNPIRTKLLPYEFGQVVQNLVSNACYTLFEKSKHTPGFAPEVLIETKTVKDHVLVRFRDNGKGIPQQEIEKIFSPFFTTKPTSKGTGLGLFMVKDIIETHKGKVEIISREGEFTELLVTLPTINTL; translated from the coding sequence ATGTCGAATTTGGTACTGGCTCAATCACATGAGGCAGCAAGCGAAAACGGCGCGCTATTTATCAAATTATTTTCTGCAGATGAATACAAAAACCATGACGAAAATTTTGCAATAGCTCAGGATAAGCGAGGAGTCATGTATTTTGGTAATTTCGGTGGAATACTGGAATATGATGGCGTAAACTGGCGAACGATTATTACAACAACCCAAACAAAAGTATCTTCGCTTTTTTATAGCCGTTCAGGCACTATGTATGTAGGGGCCCGCGATGAATTTGGTTATTTATATCCTGACAAATCAGGAAAATTACTTTTCAAATCTCTCGCCAACACAATCAATTCATCAATAGGAGAAATAAGCAGAATTATTGAGTATAAAAATCAAATTTATTTTATTTCCAACAAAAAGATATTTATATTAAAAAATAACAAAATAAAATCGATATCGCTCAGCGAACAAACCCGATCTGTATATTCTTTAGACGATAAACTGGCCTTAGTTCAAAAAAACAATGCTATTGTCTTTCTGGACAAATTATCATTAAAGCTTAGTGAACAAATAAACACTGGTTTAAAAGATATTGTTGATATTATACCCATAAGCTCAACAACTAACCTACTATTTACAGAGGATAGTGGAATTTATAAGCAATCAGAAAATTCTGTAAGTCTATTCAATTGTGCTGCTACTACTTTATTAACCAATAGTGCAGTAACTAGTGTTTATTCTTACAATAAAAATACTATTGCAGTATGGTCGGCAAAAAAAGGATTATTATTAATGAATAATGATGGGTCAATAACCAAATTAAGCAACAGTAAAGAAAAAATAGAAAACAGTAGGGTAAACTCTATTTTTAAAGATAAAGATTCAAACTTATGGCTAGCTCTTGATAATGGGCTAGCTCAATTAAGCATTAATTCACCTATATCTCAGTTTTTGGCTTCAACCAATAATTTTGGAAGTATCAATGGTATTATTCGCTATAAAGGTAAATTATGTTTAGCAACTAATAAAGGGTTATTTTATCTGGAAAACTCCAGGTTCATCCCTGTAAATGGGATTAATATAGGCTGTTGGGGTCTGCTACAGGTCAACGGAAATTTATTGGTAGCCAGTAGCAATGGTGTATATCTTTTAAGTTCTTTAGTATCTGCTCCGCAACGAGTAAATAAAGAATACAGCTTTTGTCTTGTTCAGGGTAAAATAAATTCAAACAAAGTATATGTTGGTAATAGAGATGGGTTAGCGCTCATAACCTTCACCAACAATACAACTACTTACCAGCAGCTTGAAAAATATGACGCTAATATTACCAATATTTTTTGCGATGATACCGGTGATATCTGGATGGAAAGTATTACAAGAGGAATCTACCGCTATTCGCCCACTAGCGGAGAAACTAATAATTATCATTATACCTCACCTAACGGCGAATTAACCAGAGTTGGCAACCATATTTTGCAATCAGATCAGGGAATCATATTATATAATGCAAAAGGAGTTTTCCAATATAACCAGCCAGTTAATGCATTCCTCCCATCGCCTTTTCTGACGGAAAAAAACACTAAAACTAACTTCAGCAACAAAAATTGGTATGGCTTAATTTCCAAAGATCGTTATAATAACTATTGGGTAACGAGAGGTGACGACAAAAATATTTCTTATTATAAACGGACAGGTACTTTATTCAAGAAAGATACAAACCGTTTTTTACCGCTTGCCGATGTATCCATACGTACCATTCACACAGATACAAATCGTATCGTGTGGTTTGGCGGTTCAGAAGAGCTGATCCGGTTCGATCTAGCTTTTAAAGAAAAAAACGCAGGACCATATCAAGCTTTTATTCGTAAAATTACCAGTGGCGATAGCGTATTATTTAATGGATATAGCGTGACCGGGAGCCTGGTCGATAAATCACTGGACCCAGATGGGGATGTAGTATTTAATTCTCAGATAAACGATTTAAAATTCGACTTTTCGGCAGCCAGCTATGCGCCTAATGATAAACTACAATTCCAGTATTATTTAGATGGATTTGATAGCGATTGGTCTGACTGGACAAATCAGACTACCAAAGAATACACAAATTTGTCACCAGGGAGTTACACATTTTATGTAAAGGCAAAAAACATATATGGTCTTGAAAGCACAGACTCCTCTTTTTCATTCACAGTAAAAACACCGCTATATGAGCGATGGTGGGCTATTATTTTCTATGTATTACTGGGAGGTTTTTTACTCGTTACCCTGATACGGTGGCGTTTAGAAAAAGCAAATAGAGAGCGTCAGCAGCTTGAAAATTTAATTAAGGAAAGGACAGAAGAGATTGTCGATCAAAAATTAGAATTAGAGCATCAGTCAGAAGAGCTGGCCGCAAAAAATGATCAGTTGGAAAAAATTGATTTAATCGTCCAGTCCATAAATGCCGAGGTCGATTTTTCCAATTTATTCCAGACAATTCTCGCAAAATTCAGTGTTATTCGTAATATGGATAACGGCAGTTTTCTGATCTACGATAAAGTTTCCGATACATTCAAATTTAAGGCTTTACGGGGCATTCAGGATTTAAGCGCCTTTGAATCCATAGAGTTAACGTTGTCACAAGCTAAAGAACGATATCTGGCGCAATCTGAGGAAGTTTACGAAGATATTTTCTACAAGAATAATTTTCAGTTTACTCCACTGAACAACCCAATTGATAACCTAAATACACCTAAATCATTATTAACAATAACGATAAAAAATGAGGGCACAATTGAGGCATTCATACTGCTTGAAAACATATCCAGGTCATATGCGTTCGATCAGCGTGATATAAGCATGCTGCGTAACCTGAAAGAGCATTTAATTGCCGCATACATTAAGACTCGGTTACTAGAAAACCTTGAAAATACACTTAATGATCTTAAAAACACACAGGGCGAACTTATTCGCCAGGAGAAGTTAGCTTCGGTTGGTCAATTAACTAAAGGAATTGTTGATCGTATTTTAAACCCACTAAATTATGTCAATAATTTCTCTCAATCATCCGATGATTTAATTGATGAAATAATTGAGATTATTGAAAAGCAGAAAGATACCCTTCCTGCTGATACATGTGAAGATCTGGTTGTCGAGTTAAAGATGTTGAAAAACAATCAGGAAAAAATTCAGGAGCATAGTAATAGTACGACCCGTATCTTAAAAGATATGCAGAAATTATTGAGGGAAAAATCCAAAGATTTTCTGGAAACAGACCTCAATAGTTTTATTGAAAGTAAAGCCAGAACGGCCTTGCAGGAATCTAAAGTTAATTACAAAGATTTTTCGGTTAATCTGACGTTAAACCTGGAACGTAATCCAATCCGAACCAAGCTTTTACCCTATGAGTTTGGGCAGGTCGTGCAAAACCTGGTCAGCAACGCCTGTTATACGCTGTTTGAAAAGAGTAAGCACACACCTGGCTTCGCACCTGAGGTACTTATCGAGACAAAAACTGTTAAAGATCATGTCTTAGTACGGTTTCGTGACAATGGCAAAGGGATTCCCCAACAGGAAATCGAAAAAATATTCAGTCCATTCTTTACCACAAAGCCAACCTCAAAAGGTACCGGTTTAGGCTTGTTTATGGTCAAAGACATCATTGAAACGCATAAAGGCAAAGTTGAAATTATATCCAGGGAGGGCGAATTCACGGAGCTTTTGGTGACACTACCTACAATTAACACCTTATGA
- a CDS encoding polysaccharide deacetylase family protein, whose protein sequence is MKLFIAFCLLITTSATQAQTATYAEKLGFPKGKKVVIFHVDDAGMSYESNVGTINAIDKGIANSTSIMMPCGWVPQFFKYLKKNPNVDAGVHLTLTSEWDNYRWSPLVGRDKAPGLYDEQGAFWHSVAQVVEHASVEEVDAEIRAQLARYRSFGFQPTHMDSHMGTLFQPKFVMSYAKLAMEEKIPILFPGGHASLIIKANNVPADLQKLIHQVGQQLWDAGLPVLDDLDGTSYGWTLPAGTPVTDENVQKYKTQKFIELLKSAQPGLTYIIMHCTAPTATFDQISSSGQTRNGDMLAMMDPALKAFVEKEGIIVTTWRELLERRKKM, encoded by the coding sequence ATGAAATTATTTATCGCTTTCTGCCTTCTGATTACAACCAGTGCAACACAAGCTCAAACGGCAACCTATGCTGAAAAATTAGGCTTCCCGAAAGGGAAAAAGGTGGTCATTTTTCACGTAGACGATGCCGGAATGAGTTATGAATCGAACGTCGGAACGATCAACGCCATCGATAAAGGCATTGCCAATTCGACGAGTATTATGATGCCCTGTGGATGGGTTCCGCAATTCTTCAAGTATCTCAAAAAGAATCCAAATGTGGATGCGGGGGTTCACCTCACTCTGACATCAGAATGGGATAACTACCGGTGGTCGCCGTTGGTCGGGCGCGACAAAGCCCCCGGTTTGTACGATGAACAGGGGGCGTTCTGGCATTCGGTGGCGCAGGTCGTAGAACACGCATCGGTGGAGGAGGTAGATGCTGAAATCAGGGCACAACTGGCTCGTTATCGGTCGTTTGGATTTCAGCCAACGCATATGGATTCACACATGGGTACGCTCTTCCAGCCGAAGTTTGTGATGAGCTATGCCAAGCTGGCAATGGAGGAAAAAATTCCGATCCTTTTTCCCGGCGGCCATGCGTCGTTAATTATTAAGGCAAACAATGTGCCTGCTGACTTACAGAAGCTGATTCACCAGGTTGGTCAGCAGCTTTGGGATGCGGGGCTCCCGGTTCTGGATGATCTGGACGGTACGAGCTATGGCTGGACTTTGCCTGCGGGTACGCCTGTAACCGATGAAAACGTACAGAAGTACAAGACCCAGAAATTCATTGAGCTGCTGAAGTCGGCTCAACCGGGTCTAACGTATATTATCATGCACTGCACGGCACCAACTGCAACATTTGATCAGATCAGTAGTTCGGGTCAAACCCGAAACGGTGATATGCTGGCCATGATGGACCCGGCGCTGAAGGCATTTGTCGAGAAAGAAGGTATCATTGTTACAACCTGGCGCGAGCTACTGGAAAGGCGCAAAAAAATGTAA
- a CDS encoding sensor histidine kinase: MEDSKQVASPGSPSDSSPIGDPELALLRERVAELDRLASIGQLTAGILHEIKNPLNFITNYARLSFDLIDEIESITVKFEDHPEYPELIDVLGMLKSNVTRIRENGERAERVILGMLAQTHSGSSNFELTELNTMLEEFTKLAYQGVRSGDKDFVVSLVFQLDPTVGKVLLAPYEFNRVILNLVLNACYAVNERRKKQIDGYKPTITVASQRSDDHIDVKIRDNGDGIPDEVKQKLFTPFFTTKPVGKGTGLGLSLSLQIVNELHKGSLSVESEPGNFTEFTINLPLN; this comes from the coding sequence ATGGAAGACTCTAAACAAGTAGCAAGCCCAGGAAGCCCGTCAGATTCCTCACCGATAGGTGATCCGGAACTGGCCTTGCTTCGGGAACGCGTAGCAGAACTGGATCGGCTGGCATCAATTGGTCAGCTCACAGCAGGCATTCTGCACGAGATTAAGAACCCGCTCAATTTCATCACCAACTATGCCCGCCTATCTTTCGACTTGATTGATGAGATTGAAAGCATTACGGTGAAGTTTGAGGATCACCCAGAATACCCTGAGCTGATTGACGTGCTGGGAATGCTTAAGAGCAATGTTACCCGCATTCGGGAAAATGGCGAACGAGCCGAACGGGTCATTCTGGGAATGCTTGCGCAGACACATTCAGGTTCGTCAAATTTTGAATTGACGGAATTGAATACAATGCTGGAAGAGTTTACCAAACTGGCCTATCAGGGTGTGCGATCAGGCGACAAAGATTTCGTGGTATCGCTTGTATTTCAATTAGATCCAACCGTTGGAAAGGTACTTCTGGCACCCTACGAGTTTAATCGCGTCATTCTGAATTTAGTCCTCAATGCCTGCTATGCCGTGAATGAGCGCCGAAAAAAACAGATCGATGGCTATAAGCCAACCATCACAGTGGCGTCGCAGAGGTCAGACGATCATATTGACGTCAAAATTCGTGACAACGGCGATGGTATCCCTGATGAGGTCAAGCAAAAATTGTTTACGCCTTTTTTTACGACAAAACCCGTTGGAAAAGGAACAGGACTCGGTCTTTCATTAAGCCTCCAGATAGTCAATGAATTGCACAAAGGAAGCTTAAGCGTGGAGTCGGAGCCCGGAAATTTTACTGAATTTACCATCAATCTGCCGCTTAATTAA
- a CDS encoding bestrophin family protein gives MYTAKRIPFRIIAPFAWRAVLFFAVYSFIICSLYVWAGWTFLAVPFVPIATIGTAVAFYIGFKSNSSYERLWEARRIWGSLVNASRSWGILVMDYVSTLNTPVCYPPAELYRIQQLLIYRHIAYLNALRIQLRSRPIWQEDVNIGANIVEKQQAFNQGQLDKELSLFLHDDEVEYFVNRQNPATQIIKCQSKQLRELRAAGLISEYYHTDMERMLTEFYSQQGACERIKSFPFPRQYAFFSYLFVMMFVGILPFGLLTEMSKVSPAHLWLTVPFYTVIAWVFYTMEVVGDTSENPFENSINDIPMTAICRNIEIDLREMLGETELPQRVQAVDNILM, from the coding sequence ATGTATACAGCTAAACGTATTCCTTTTCGCATTATAGCCCCATTTGCCTGGCGTGCTGTCCTTTTTTTTGCCGTATACTCGTTCATTATCTGTTCGTTATATGTGTGGGCTGGCTGGACATTTCTGGCTGTGCCATTTGTACCCATTGCCACTATAGGCACTGCCGTTGCTTTTTACATCGGGTTCAAAAGCAACTCTTCTTATGAGCGTTTGTGGGAAGCCCGGCGCATCTGGGGTAGTCTGGTTAATGCCAGTCGATCGTGGGGAATTTTAGTAATGGATTACGTCAGTACCCTTAATACACCGGTCTGCTATCCACCCGCCGAATTGTATCGTATTCAGCAATTGCTCATTTACCGGCACATTGCTTATCTGAACGCGCTCCGAATCCAGTTACGCAGTCGGCCAATCTGGCAGGAAGATGTCAACATCGGTGCCAACATCGTTGAGAAACAGCAGGCGTTTAACCAGGGACAACTGGATAAAGAATTGAGTTTGTTTTTGCACGACGACGAGGTCGAATATTTCGTTAATCGACAGAATCCGGCTACGCAGATTATCAAGTGCCAGTCAAAGCAACTTCGCGAACTTCGCGCAGCCGGATTGATTTCAGAATATTACCACACCGACATGGAGCGAATGCTCACGGAGTTTTATTCGCAGCAGGGTGCTTGTGAACGGATTAAATCGTTTCCGTTTCCCAGGCAATACGCTTTCTTCAGTTACTTGTTTGTGATGATGTTCGTCGGTATCCTCCCGTTTGGGTTGCTCACTGAAATGAGTAAAGTAAGTCCTGCTCATCTATGGTTAACGGTGCCTTTTTATACAGTAATTGCCTGGGTATTTTATACGATGGAGGTTGTAGGCGACACCAGTGAGAATCCATTTGAAAATAGCATCAACGACATTCCTATGACGGCTATTTGCCGCAATATTGAAATTGATCTACGCGAAATGCTCGGTGAGACTGAACTTCCCCAGCGGGTTCAGGCCGTCGACAACATTCTAATGTAA
- a CDS encoding dihydrofolate reductase, with translation MKISLIAAVAQNGVIGRDNDLPWHLPDDFAFFKRKTSHHPIIMGRKSLESLGKPLPNRTNIVITRNPDFSAGGVIIVHTLNDAIAEATKVIEQASAHLPDEIFVIGGAEIYAMALPIATTLYLTELYQAFEGDAYFPAFNKDDWQEVSRRPHPADDRHAVAFDFVEYERKNDL, from the coding sequence ATGAAAATTAGCTTAATTGCTGCGGTTGCGCAGAATGGGGTTATCGGTCGTGATAATGACTTACCCTGGCATTTACCCGATGATTTTGCGTTTTTCAAGCGAAAAACCAGCCATCACCCAATTATTATGGGCCGTAAATCGCTTGAATCGCTGGGAAAGCCGCTACCCAACCGTACAAACATTGTTATTACCCGAAATCCGGATTTTTCGGCCGGTGGTGTAATCATTGTTCATACTCTCAACGATGCTATTGCTGAAGCAACGAAAGTGATCGAGCAGGCGTCTGCCCATCTACCTGATGAAATTTTTGTAATTGGGGGCGCCGAGATTTATGCAATGGCCTTACCCATCGCAACAACATTATATTTGACCGAGCTTTATCAGGCTTTTGAGGGCGATGCGTATTTCCCGGCTTTTAACAAAGACGACTGGCAGGAAGTTAGCCGCCGACCGCACCCCGCCGATGACCGACACGCGGTGGCCTTCGATTTTGTAGAGTATGAGCGAAAAAACGACCTGTAA